The Zobellia alginiliquefaciens genome contains a region encoding:
- a CDS encoding putative LPS assembly protein LptD produces the protein MQSNKHLFLLLALLFVGTFYSVAQEDGIIPLPIKAEKDTIIAPLFPDPAKKDSISGDSTALKRNNGKEPLLLDKIKYKAKDHVRLSQKDQKIYLYNEAEIYYQDTELKAGIIIMDYIKNEVYAGRIKDSLGNYTQLPYFKQGDNEVRPDSIRFNFDTQKALIWNSRTEQQAGLGQLGSDAMKVYAEITKKENDSVYFLHEGKLTTSADTINPDYYIRIRKAKFVPKKKVIAGFSNLYIADVPTPIALPFAYFPLTVGRSAGVMMPTFGNDPDRGYFLQNGGYYVPFSDYADITLTGDFYTNGSYGFRTQSVYTKRYRYRGNVNFRYENLVTSQKGFDDYSNSKVWNIQISHSQDTKASPNSRFSASVNLGSSSYYQNSLNQVNLPLTQNNNLSSSISYSKTFPAYPSVNMSLTASHSQNTSPAARADPDLDNIQMTLPTFQASMERIFPFAKKDGIKKGVIQNINFQYDVNARNSLTTNDADFLKAAMFDNALVGAKHRIPISTNFKVAKFFSVTMGGSYEDVWALETYTQRYELGEDGATGSVVRDTISGFDRYNKYNMSASIGTTVYGTFNFGEDKKIQALRHVMRPSLSYGYAPSFDQFYDEYLNNDTGEIVQYSRFEGTLNGAPSLGKSNSLSFSLANTLEAKVRDKDSTATEPKKVPILSNFNISTGYNFESDSLRLSPLRINGGTNILDNKMSINFSAGLDPYAIDNNGSRIEKFNIDNGGSLFRLTQANINVGYSIDSETFGKRKEDEEEQEEETGAYDYVAQSGGRDDDLFGRADNFDDRRGLDDYDKDKDEDIENPRYATKIPWNFRLAYSASYFNSARQNEFSSHSLMFSGDIELSPRWKVGGSSGYDFKNKGFTLTQLRFERDLKSFRMNFNWTPFGQYSRWYFFIGIKSSILSDLKWENRSQN, from the coding sequence CCTTTTGCTCGATAAAATTAAATACAAGGCCAAAGACCATGTTAGGCTTAGCCAAAAAGACCAAAAAATATACCTCTACAACGAAGCTGAAATCTATTACCAGGATACCGAATTAAAGGCCGGCATCATTATAATGGACTATATTAAAAATGAAGTTTATGCGGGTAGAATTAAAGATTCTTTAGGCAATTACACGCAGCTCCCCTATTTTAAACAAGGGGACAATGAGGTAAGACCAGATAGTATTCGTTTTAATTTTGATACTCAAAAAGCACTTATTTGGAATTCCAGGACCGAACAACAAGCTGGTTTAGGCCAATTGGGAAGTGATGCAATGAAAGTATATGCCGAAATCACTAAAAAAGAGAACGATTCTGTATATTTCTTACATGAAGGAAAACTAACAACCTCTGCGGACACCATAAACCCTGATTATTACATCCGTATTAGAAAAGCGAAATTTGTGCCCAAAAAGAAGGTTATTGCAGGTTTTAGCAACTTGTATATTGCAGACGTCCCTACGCCTATTGCGTTGCCCTTTGCCTACTTTCCTTTAACAGTAGGGCGCTCCGCTGGTGTAATGATGCCTACCTTTGGTAATGACCCGGATAGAGGGTACTTTTTACAGAACGGAGGATATTATGTTCCCTTTTCCGATTATGCGGATATTACCCTTACGGGGGATTTTTACACTAACGGAAGTTATGGTTTTAGAACACAAAGTGTATACACCAAACGCTATAGGTATCGAGGTAATGTAAACTTTAGATACGAAAACTTGGTGACAAGCCAGAAAGGATTTGACGACTACAGCAATAGCAAAGTCTGGAATATTCAGATTTCCCACTCTCAGGACACCAAGGCAAGCCCAAATTCGAGGTTTTCCGCCTCGGTGAACCTAGGAAGCAGCTCGTATTACCAGAACTCTTTAAATCAAGTTAACTTACCTTTAACGCAAAACAACAACCTGTCCTCGTCAATTTCGTATTCCAAGACGTTTCCCGCATACCCATCAGTAAATATGAGTCTTACGGCTAGCCACTCGCAAAATACGAGTCCCGCAGCGAGGGCCGACCCTGATTTAGATAATATACAGATGACGCTACCAACGTTTCAAGCCAGTATGGAGCGTATATTTCCTTTTGCCAAGAAAGATGGTATCAAAAAAGGGGTCATACAAAATATTAATTTTCAGTACGACGTTAACGCACGTAACTCGCTGACAACAAACGATGCAGACTTTTTAAAGGCTGCAATGTTTGACAATGCTTTGGTTGGCGCAAAACATAGAATCCCCATAAGTACCAACTTTAAAGTAGCCAAATTCTTTAGTGTTACAATGGGCGGTAGTTATGAAGATGTATGGGCCCTTGAAACTTACACCCAACGGTATGAATTAGGTGAAGATGGAGCTACAGGTTCAGTGGTTAGAGATACTATTTCCGGTTTTGACCGCTACAACAAATACAATATGAGTGCCAGTATCGGTACAACGGTTTACGGTACTTTTAATTTTGGAGAGGATAAGAAAATTCAAGCTTTACGCCATGTAATGCGGCCATCCTTAAGCTATGGCTACGCCCCTTCATTTGATCAGTTCTATGATGAATACCTGAATAATGACACCGGAGAAATTGTTCAGTACAGCCGGTTTGAAGGCACATTGAACGGAGCACCAAGTTTAGGAAAAAGTAACAGCCTTAGCTTTTCTTTAGCGAACACATTAGAGGCCAAGGTCAGAGATAAAGATTCCACTGCTACGGAACCAAAAAAAGTGCCTATTCTTAGCAATTTTAATATTTCGACAGGGTATAATTTTGAATCCGATTCTTTAAGATTGAGTCCGCTTAGAATTAATGGCGGAACCAATATTTTGGATAATAAAATGTCTATTAACTTTTCCGCAGGCTTAGACCCTTATGCTATCGATAATAATGGGAGTAGAATAGAAAAGTTCAATATTGACAACGGAGGAAGCCTGTTTAGGTTAACGCAGGCCAATATTAATGTAGGATATTCCATTGATAGCGAAACTTTTGGAAAAAGGAAGGAAGACGAAGAGGAGCAAGAAGAAGAGACTGGTGCCTACGATTATGTAGCACAAAGCGGTGGTAGAGATGACGACCTTTTTGGTAGGGCAGATAATTTTGACGACAGGCGAGGCTTAGACGACTACGATAAAGACAAAGATGAGGACATTGAAAATCCTAGATACGCCACTAAAATACCGTGGAACTTTCGATTGGCCTATTCTGCCAGTTATTTTAACTCTGCCAGACAGAATGAATTCAGTAGTCACTCTTTAATGTTCTCTGGAGATATTGAACTTTCCCCTCGCTGGAAAGTAGGTGGCTCTAGCGGTTACGATTTTAAAAATAAAGGATTTACCCTAACTCAGTTACGATTTGAAAGGGACCTTAAAAGTTTTAGAATGAACTTTAACTGGACCCCTTTTGGACAATACTCCAGATGGTATTTCTTTATAGGCATAAAAAGTTCTATCCTTAGCGACTTAAAATGGGAAAATCGTAGCCAGAACTAA